The Pseudomonas sp. R4-35-07 genome contains a region encoding:
- a CDS encoding HU family DNA-binding protein, with the protein MRKPDLAAAIAEKADLTKEQANRVLNAVLEEITGALHRKDSVTLVGFGTFLQRHRGARTGKNPQTGEPVKIKASNTVAFKPGKSLKDSVNP; encoded by the coding sequence ATGCGTAAACCAGATCTCGCAGCCGCCATCGCTGAAAAAGCCGATCTCACCAAAGAACAGGCCAACCGCGTACTCAACGCCGTTCTCGAAGAAATCACCGGCGCCCTGCACCGCAAGGACAGCGTTACCCTGGTCGGCTTCGGCACTTTCCTGCAACGCCACCGCGGCGCCCGCACCGGCAAAAACCCGCAAACCGGTGAGCCTGTGAAGATCAAGGCCAGCAACACCGTCGCTTTCAAGCCGGGTAAATCGCTTAAAGACAGCGTCAATCCGTAA
- the ubiA gene encoding 4-hydroxybenzoate octaprenyltransferase, giving the protein MYQRALKSLNRLSPRAWDFIQLTRMDKPIGIYLLLWPTLWALWIAGKGSPSLLNIMIFVLGVVLTRAGGCVINDWADRKVDGHVKRTEQRPLVSGRISSKEALVFFALLMGVSFLLVLLTNASTILLSLGGLALAASYPFMKRYTYYPQVVLGAAFSWGMPMAFTAETGHLPAEAWLLYIANLLWTVGYDTYYAMTDRDDDVKIGVKSTAILFGDADRVIILTLQGLALVCLLLAGARFELGGWFHLGLLAAAGCFAWEFWYTRDRDRMKCFKAFLHNHWAGLAIFVGIVADYGLR; this is encoded by the coding sequence ATGTATCAACGCGCACTCAAATCCTTGAATCGCCTGAGCCCCAGGGCCTGGGATTTCATTCAGCTGACGCGCATGGACAAGCCTATCGGCATCTACCTGCTGCTGTGGCCGACGCTATGGGCGCTGTGGATCGCCGGCAAGGGCTCGCCGTCGCTGCTCAACATCATGATTTTCGTGCTGGGCGTGGTGCTGACCCGTGCCGGTGGCTGTGTGATCAATGACTGGGCCGATCGCAAGGTCGACGGCCATGTGAAACGCACCGAGCAACGTCCGCTGGTCAGCGGCAGGATCAGTTCGAAAGAGGCGTTGGTGTTTTTTGCGCTGTTGATGGGCGTCAGCTTCCTGCTGGTGCTGCTGACCAACGCCAGCACCATCCTGCTGTCCCTCGGCGGGCTGGCACTGGCGGCGAGCTATCCGTTCATGAAGCGCTACACCTATTACCCGCAGGTGGTGTTGGGCGCGGCGTTTTCATGGGGCATGCCGATGGCGTTCACGGCCGAGACCGGCCACCTGCCGGCCGAGGCGTGGCTGCTGTACATCGCCAACCTGTTGTGGACGGTGGGTTACGACACCTATTACGCGATGACCGACCGCGACGACGACGTGAAGATCGGGGTGAAATCCACCGCGATTCTGTTTGGTGATGCTGACCGTGTGATCATTCTCACCCTGCAGGGCCTGGCGCTGGTGTGCCTGTTGCTCGCGGGGGCTCGGTTCGAGCTGGGCGGCTGGTTTCACCTCGGGCTGCTGGCGGCGGCGGGCTGTTTTGCCTGGGAATTCTGGTACACCCGGGACAGGGATCGCATGAAGTGCTTCAAGGCCTTCTTGCACAACCATTGGGCGGGGTTGGCGATTTTCGTGGGGATTGTGGCTGACTACGGGTTGCGATGA
- a CDS encoding chorismate lyase yields the protein MPHSITPSDACRWLPQSLLSPMPAPLTLDWLFDEGSLTRRLTGLSANGFSVTPLLEGWQALRDDECAALDLPPATIGWVREVYLRGHGQPWVFARSVASRDALQGDGLHMDELGSRSLGELLFCDRAFTRQPIEVCHYPGQWLPTADQADGLWARRSRFDRGSLSVLVAEVFLPSFWQVLQDHPENR from the coding sequence GTGCCGCACTCAATCACCCCTTCCGATGCTTGCCGATGGCTGCCCCAGAGCCTGCTGAGCCCAATGCCTGCGCCCCTGACCCTCGATTGGCTGTTCGATGAAGGCTCGCTGACGCGGCGGCTGACGGGGCTGTCCGCGAACGGCTTCAGCGTGACGCCGCTGCTCGAGGGCTGGCAAGCGTTGCGCGACGATGAATGCGCGGCGCTGGACCTGCCCCCGGCGACTATCGGCTGGGTACGCGAGGTGTATTTGCGCGGGCATGGCCAACCTTGGGTATTTGCCCGCAGTGTCGCGTCGCGCGACGCGTTGCAGGGCGACGGCTTGCATATGGATGAGTTGGGCAGCCGGTCGCTGGGCGAGTTGTTGTTCTGCGACCGCGCCTTTACCCGCCAGCCGATCGAGGTGTGCCATTACCCAGGTCAATGGCTACCCACGGCGGATCAGGCCGACGGGCTGTGGGCACGTCGCTCGCGCTTTGATCGTGGCTCGCTGAGCGTGCTGGTGGCGGAAGTTTTCCTGCCGAGTTTCTGGCAGGTGCTGCAGGACCATCCGGAGAACCGCTGA
- the phoB gene encoding phosphate regulon transcriptional regulator PhoB: MVGRSILIVDDEAPIREMIAVALEMAGYDCLEAENSQQAHAIIVDRKPDLILLDWMLPGTSGIELARRLKRDELTGDIPIIMLTAKGEEDNKIQGLEVGADDYITKPFSPRELVARLKAVLRRAGPTDGEAPIEVDGLILDPISHRVTIDGKPAEMGPTEYRLLQFFMTHQERAYTRGQLLDQVWGGNVYVEERTVDVHIRRLRKALGDAYENLVQTVRGTGYRFSTKG; encoded by the coding sequence ATGGTTGGCAGGAGCATTCTGATTGTTGACGACGAAGCGCCCATTCGCGAGATGATCGCCGTTGCGTTGGAAATGGCCGGCTATGACTGCCTGGAGGCGGAGAACTCCCAGCAGGCCCATGCCATTATCGTCGACCGCAAGCCGGACCTGATCCTGCTCGACTGGATGCTCCCCGGCACCTCCGGCATCGAACTGGCCCGGCGCCTCAAGCGTGACGAGCTGACCGGGGATATCCCGATCATCATGCTCACCGCCAAGGGCGAAGAGGACAACAAGATCCAGGGCCTGGAAGTCGGTGCCGATGACTACATCACCAAGCCTTTTTCCCCTCGAGAGCTGGTCGCGCGCCTCAAAGCCGTATTGCGCCGGGCCGGTCCGACCGATGGCGAAGCGCCGATCGAAGTCGACGGCCTGATCCTGGACCCGATCAGCCACCGAGTGACCATCGACGGCAAGCCGGCCGAAATGGGCCCGACCGAATACCGCCTGCTGCAGTTTTTCATGACCCATCAGGAACGCGCCTACACCCGCGGCCAACTGCTGGACCAGGTGTGGGGCGGCAATGTGTACGTGGAGGAGCGCACGGTCGACGTGCATATCCGCCGCCTGCGCAAAGCCTTGGGCGATGCCTATGAGAATCTGGTACAAACCGTGCGCGGCACGGGCTACCGGTTTTCAACCAAAGGTTGA
- a CDS encoding RHS repeat-associated core domain-containing protein, with amino-acid sequence MSDALWAARLGDGLLHTSAMADILGGVLEVAANIAITAVATAAVVAATGITVVTGGLGCFVLGAVVGIIVGIGMSKTGADKGLTKVCDWLGNALFPPVVMATIATGSHNTFTNGIPAARAAGAIGPVSPQPAEGGTPEEASYLDMAKGFFSQMWRPTVAVPAPGAVPKPLDIVICTKHPPMPPQFIAEGSSKVTINGQPAARSGDRSTCDASIVESGMISSNVRIGGSPVVVREIRSGKTPGVGLAVTALLMLRGGGSKFFSKLPCMVVGGLVSWGTSQVTNAITSAVVGSPNPVHSSTGAKILDGEDDLDFALPGLLPIEWQRYYSSRDERRNGLFGAGWSVIYEVFAAIQAHPDGGERLIYTDEQARQIDMGVIPLGGAVFSAGEGLSVRRNTNGQLLIESVDGLYRLFEPTPGAPFHLRLSQLGDRNDNRIFLDYDSQGRLSRLRDTFDQVRIELGYSQQWPARVEHIERLYPDHSREPLVSYRYDARSDLAEVRDNATNVQRRFAYDSGQRMIEHQLPTGLRCYYQWDCVDGSEWRVVRHWTDEGDEYRFDYDLPSGVTRITDGLQRVSTRRWNPQYQITEYTDNLGKTWQFEWNDERQLLSATDPQGGKWQFGYDDSGNLCSTQDPLGRIESTLWLEHWSLPLVETDAAGHAWQYQYDQRGNCVSEIDPLGHVTRYRYDTFGQVVEIIDATGKSKTLRWNETGQLIQHIDCSGYPTAFEYDRQGHLQVVIDALGERQRYQHDNQGRLLQSEMPDGRIEQYLRDTSGLLIGYIDAAGQTTRYQYGRRGHVRQRIDAHGRQIEFRYDAYGHLQTLTNENGESYRFTWDPCDRLVEQQDLDGSARRYAYDLLDNVAAVEYVPTGQAPEPSIVHRLERDAVGRLLLKHTRDGCTEYAYDPLDQLTGITFTGNDETTQTLAFAYDPCGQLLTEQSAAGSLNYHYDELGNLIQTQLPDGRWLNRLYYGSGHLHQINLDGRVISDFERDRLHREVLRTQGQITTRSEYDRSGRLRSRIRRPSGQPTQLPAAQQKHFDYDPADNLIGRLERDREKHRDQRQLLHYDATGRIIASQDNAQGQRETFAYDAAANLLDGPATSAGLVVHNKLLTYQDKRYRYDGFGRMIEKRSAVQGVQYFAYDAEHRLIQVRSQKDGRETVVNMTYDPLGRRIAKTEQDSNGYPLGETRFDWEGLRLLQEHRHSQTSLYIYEDDGYAPLARVDGTGEHQSVRYYHNDLNGLPEQLTEADGKTVWQARYQVWGNTVEEVREAYFIEEQNVRFQGQYLDREIGLHYNTFRFYDPDVGRFTTPDPIGLAGGYNLYQYAPNTAGWIDPLGLLKEGEVAGYGAKAHKNDGLEAHEIVRNKFLEEKGIAKGRRYKGNPSIALSPKHHDMVHAEENRLRRARGMGPNQMLKRGKLEIRLMSQAIHNSLVKTGIITQQQARTARRSATSFAKRKGCF; translated from the coding sequence ATGTCTGACGCACTCTGGGCGGCACGTCTCGGCGACGGCCTGCTGCACACCTCTGCGATGGCCGACATTCTGGGCGGTGTACTGGAAGTCGCAGCCAACATAGCGATTACTGCGGTCGCGACAGCCGCCGTGGTGGCGGCGACCGGTATTACCGTCGTCACCGGCGGGCTGGGCTGCTTTGTGCTGGGCGCAGTGGTGGGCATCATCGTCGGCATCGGCATGAGCAAGACGGGGGCGGACAAGGGACTGACAAAGGTCTGTGACTGGCTAGGCAATGCCCTGTTTCCGCCGGTCGTGATGGCGACTATTGCCACCGGCTCACATAACACCTTCACCAACGGCATACCCGCTGCGCGTGCCGCAGGCGCAATCGGCCCGGTCAGCCCGCAACCTGCCGAAGGCGGCACTCCCGAGGAAGCCAGCTACCTGGACATGGCCAAGGGCTTTTTCTCGCAGATGTGGCGCCCTACCGTGGCGGTGCCTGCGCCGGGTGCTGTTCCCAAACCGCTGGACATCGTGATTTGCACCAAGCATCCACCCATGCCACCTCAGTTCATTGCCGAAGGCTCCAGCAAGGTCACGATTAATGGCCAGCCGGCCGCCCGCAGCGGTGACCGAAGTACCTGCGACGCATCGATTGTCGAGTCGGGGATGATCTCCAGCAACGTGCGTATTGGCGGTAGCCCGGTGGTGGTCCGCGAGATCCGCAGTGGCAAGACGCCCGGTGTCGGGCTGGCGGTGACCGCACTGTTGATGCTGCGCGGTGGCGGCTCGAAGTTCTTCAGCAAGCTGCCGTGTATGGTGGTAGGCGGACTGGTTTCGTGGGGTACCAGCCAGGTGACCAATGCCATTACCTCGGCAGTGGTCGGTTCGCCCAATCCGGTGCATAGCTCAACCGGCGCTAAAATCCTCGATGGTGAAGACGACCTGGACTTCGCTCTTCCAGGCCTGCTGCCGATCGAATGGCAACGCTACTACAGCAGCCGGGATGAGCGCCGCAACGGTTTGTTCGGTGCCGGCTGGAGCGTGATCTACGAGGTGTTTGCCGCGATCCAGGCACACCCTGACGGCGGGGAGCGGCTGATCTATACCGACGAACAGGCACGACAAATCGACATGGGCGTCATCCCATTGGGAGGCGCCGTGTTCAGTGCCGGCGAAGGCTTGAGCGTGCGGCGCAACACCAATGGTCAACTGCTGATCGAAAGCGTCGACGGCCTCTATCGGCTGTTCGAGCCAACCCCGGGCGCGCCCTTTCACCTGCGCCTCAGTCAGTTGGGGGATCGTAATGACAACCGTATTTTTCTCGACTACGACAGCCAGGGTCGTCTGAGCCGACTGCGAGATACTTTCGACCAGGTGCGCATCGAACTGGGCTACAGCCAGCAATGGCCTGCCCGGGTGGAGCACATCGAGCGGCTATACCCCGATCACAGTCGAGAGCCTCTTGTCAGTTACCGCTACGACGCCCGCAGCGATCTGGCCGAAGTTCGCGATAACGCCACCAACGTGCAACGCCGTTTCGCCTACGACAGCGGCCAACGCATGATCGAGCACCAGCTGCCTACCGGGCTGCGCTGCTATTACCAATGGGACTGCGTGGACGGTAGCGAATGGCGCGTCGTGCGGCACTGGACTGACGAAGGTGACGAGTACCGGTTCGACTACGACCTGCCGAGCGGCGTCACACGCATAACTGACGGCTTGCAACGGGTCAGCACACGGCGCTGGAACCCGCAGTACCAGATAACCGAGTACACCGACAACCTGGGGAAAACCTGGCAATTTGAATGGAATGACGAGCGTCAGTTGCTCAGTGCGACTGACCCGCAAGGCGGCAAATGGCAGTTCGGCTACGACGATTCCGGCAACCTGTGCAGCACCCAGGATCCGTTGGGGCGCATCGAGTCAACGTTGTGGCTGGAGCATTGGTCGCTGCCGCTGGTGGAGACCGATGCGGCAGGCCACGCATGGCAATATCAGTACGACCAGCGGGGCAATTGCGTCAGTGAAATCGACCCGTTGGGGCATGTCACACGGTATCGCTACGATACGTTTGGACAGGTGGTGGAGATCATCGACGCCACGGGTAAAAGCAAAACCCTGCGCTGGAATGAAACCGGACAGTTAATCCAGCATATCGATTGTTCTGGGTACCCCACAGCATTCGAGTACGACCGCCAAGGTCATTTGCAGGTCGTCATTGACGCCTTGGGTGAGCGGCAGCGTTATCAACACGACAACCAAGGCAGGCTGTTGCAGAGCGAAATGCCAGACGGCCGCATCGAGCAGTACCTGCGCGATACCAGCGGCTTGTTGATCGGCTATATCGATGCCGCAGGTCAAACCACCCGCTACCAATACGGTCGTCGCGGGCACGTGCGCCAACGAATAGATGCCCACGGCCGGCAGATTGAGTTCCGCTACGACGCCTATGGGCACCTCCAGACCCTGACCAATGAAAACGGTGAGAGTTACCGCTTTACCTGGGACCCATGCGACCGCCTTGTAGAGCAACAAGACCTCGATGGCAGCGCTCGACGTTATGCCTATGACCTTCTTGATAACGTAGCCGCTGTCGAGTACGTGCCTACCGGACAGGCACCTGAGCCTTCAATCGTGCATCGTCTCGAACGGGACGCGGTTGGCCGCCTGCTGCTCAAACACACCCGTGATGGCTGCACCGAATACGCCTACGACCCGTTGGACCAACTCACCGGTATCACCTTTACCGGCAACGACGAAACCACCCAGACACTGGCTTTCGCCTACGACCCATGCGGCCAACTACTCACCGAACAAAGCGCCGCCGGGAGCCTGAACTACCACTACGATGAACTGGGCAACCTGATCCAGACGCAATTGCCCGACGGCCGTTGGCTCAATCGCCTGTACTACGGCAGCGGCCACTTGCATCAGATCAATCTCGACGGCCGCGTCATCAGCGACTTCGAGCGCGATCGCCTGCACCGTGAAGTCCTGCGTACCCAAGGCCAGATCACCACGCGCAGCGAATACGACCGCAGCGGCCGCCTGCGCTCGCGGATACGCCGCCCCAGTGGCCAGCCAACGCAACTGCCAGCCGCCCAGCAAAAACACTTCGACTACGACCCGGCCGATAACCTGATCGGCCGCCTGGAGCGCGACCGGGAAAAACACCGCGATCAACGCCAATTGCTGCACTACGACGCGACTGGACGCATTATCGCCAGCCAGGACAACGCCCAGGGCCAGCGAGAAACGTTTGCCTACGATGCTGCCGCGAACCTGCTGGACGGGCCGGCGACCAGTGCGGGACTGGTGGTGCACAACAAGCTGTTGACCTACCAGGACAAACGCTACCGATATGACGGTTTCGGTCGAATGATCGAAAAGCGCAGCGCTGTGCAGGGTGTGCAATATTTCGCCTACGACGCCGAGCATCGCTTGATCCAGGTGCGTAGCCAGAAAGACGGGCGCGAAACGGTCGTGAACATGACCTACGACCCACTCGGGCGGCGCATCGCTAAAACCGAACAGGACAGCAACGGCTACCCGTTGGGCGAAACCCGCTTTGATTGGGAAGGCCTGCGCCTGCTGCAGGAACATCGGCACAGCCAGACCAGCCTCTATATCTATGAAGACGACGGCTATGCACCGCTTGCTCGCGTGGACGGGACCGGCGAGCATCAGAGCGTGCGGTACTACCACAACGACCTGAATGGGTTGCCTGAACAACTGACCGAAGCTGACGGGAAAACCGTGTGGCAGGCGCGGTATCAGGTATGGGGGAACACGGTCGAAGAAGTGCGTGAAGCGTATTTTATCGAAGAGCAGAATGTGCGGTTTCAGGGGCAGTACCTGGATCGGGAGATCGGGCTGCACTACAACACGTTTCGGTTTTATGATCCGGATGTGGGACGGTTTACGACGCCGGATCCGATTGGGTTAGCGGGGGGTTATAACCTCTATCAGTACGCACCCAATACAGCCGGGTGGATCGACCCGCTTGGACTGCTAAAAGAAGGTGAGGTCGCAGGTTACGGTGCCAAGGCGCACAAGAACGATGGGCTTGAAGCACACGAGATTGTCCGTAATAAATTCTTGGAAGAAAAAGGTATTGCCAAAGGCCGTCGCTACAAGGGCAACCCGTCCATTGCGTTGTCACCTAAGCATCACGACATGGTACATGCCGAGGAAAATCGTTTGCGACGCGCGCGCGGCATGGGCCCTAACCAAATGCTCAAGCGCGGCAAGCTGGAAATTCGCCTCATGTCTCAAGCCATACACAACTCGCTGGTCAAAACCGGCATCATTACGCAACAACAGGCCAGAACGGCGAGGCGCTCCGCCACCTCATTCGCCAAACGAAAAGGTTGTTTCTAA
- a CDS encoding NAD(P)/FAD-dependent oxidoreductase, producing the protein MNAPVVIIGTGLAGYNVAREFRKLDGDTPLLLITADDGRSYSKPMLSTGFGKNKEADGLSMAEPGAMAEQLKAQVRTHTRISGIDPGHKRLWIGEESVAYRDLILAWGAETVRVPVEGDGAELVFPINDLEDYARFRAAAAGKRRVLLLGAGLIGCEFANDLILGGYEVDLVAPCEQVMPTLLHPAAAAAVQAGLEGLGARFHLGPVLNRLLRNADGLEAHLSDGEVIQCDLVVSAIGLRPRIDLAAAAGLQVNRGIMVDRHLKTSHANIYALGDCAEVDGLNLLYVMPLMSCARALAQTLAGNATAVSYGPMPITVKTPVCPLVVSPPPRGSEGVWSVEGEGADIKALCRDASGRLLGYALTGTAVMEKLALNKELPPLLA; encoded by the coding sequence ATGAACGCACCTGTCGTGATCATTGGCACAGGATTGGCCGGTTACAACGTAGCTCGGGAGTTTCGCAAGCTCGACGGCGACACCCCATTGCTGCTGATCACCGCAGATGACGGGCGCTCCTACTCCAAGCCCATGCTTTCCACCGGGTTCGGCAAGAACAAGGAAGCCGATGGCCTGAGCATGGCTGAACCTGGTGCCATGGCCGAGCAGCTCAAGGCGCAAGTGCGCACCCACACGCGTATCAGCGGCATTGACCCAGGCCACAAGCGTCTGTGGATCGGCGAGGAATCGGTGGCCTATCGTGACCTGATCCTGGCGTGGGGCGCAGAGACTGTCCGCGTACCCGTGGAGGGTGACGGCGCCGAGCTGGTTTTCCCGATCAACGATCTCGAAGACTACGCCCGCTTTCGCGCCGCCGCTGCCGGCAAACGCCGCGTGCTGCTGCTCGGCGCCGGCCTGATCGGCTGTGAATTTGCCAACGACCTGATCCTTGGCGGCTATGAAGTCGATCTGGTCGCGCCGTGCGAACAAGTCATGCCGACCCTGCTGCATCCGGCGGCGGCGGCTGCGGTGCAAGCCGGGCTGGAAGGGCTTGGCGCGCGTTTCCACCTGGGGCCGGTGCTCAACCGCCTGCTACGCAATGCTGACGGCCTCGAAGCCCATCTGTCTGACGGTGAAGTGATCCAGTGCGACCTGGTGGTGTCCGCCATCGGCCTGCGCCCACGCATAGATCTGGCGGCGGCGGCCGGCCTGCAAGTCAACCGGGGCATCATGGTGGATCGTCACCTCAAGACCTCTCACGCTAATATTTACGCCTTGGGCGACTGCGCCGAAGTCGATGGCTTGAACCTGCTGTACGTCATGCCCTTGATGAGTTGCGCCCGCGCCTTGGCCCAGACCCTGGCAGGCAACGCCACGGCCGTCAGCTACGGGCCGATGCCGATCACCGTAAAAACCCCGGTCTGCCCGCTGGTGGTCTCACCGCCTCCACGCGGCAGCGAAGGCGTATGGAGTGTCGAAGGCGAGGGCGCCGACATCAAGGCCCTGTGCCGCGACGCCAGCGGTCGCCTGCTGGGCTATGCGCTGACCGGTACCGCCGTCATGGAAAAACTGGCATTGAATAAGGAACTTCCGCCGCTGCTGGCGTAA
- a CDS encoding rubredoxin: MKKWQCIVCGLIYNEADGWPDDGIAPGTPWQDVPEDWLCPDCGVGKMDFEMIEIG, encoded by the coding sequence ATGAAGAAGTGGCAATGTATCGTCTGTGGCCTGATTTACAACGAAGCGGATGGCTGGCCGGATGACGGAATCGCTCCTGGCACCCCGTGGCAGGACGTCCCGGAAGATTGGCTGTGCCCGGACTGCGGCGTGGGCAAAATGGATTTCGAAATGATCGAAATCGGCTAA